A window of the Gossypium hirsutum isolate 1008001.06 chromosome A03, Gossypium_hirsutum_v2.1, whole genome shotgun sequence genome harbors these coding sequences:
- the LOC107887861 gene encoding uncharacterized protein has translation MASNSFAIPNPLVFIGENHPIWVVKMKAYLRVFDLWDVVETSRNVPPLRANPIFVEIMQHSEEVAKEYMTLSCIHSIVVDVIFTRIMTCDTAKEEWDKFKEDFQGRDKTRLHGEEFSDKRIAEKVLISVLERFE, from the exons ATGGCTTCCAACAGCTTTGCAATCCCAAATCCTCTTGTATTCATAGGAGAAAACCACCCTATTTGGGTAGTGAAGATGAAGGCATACCTGAGGGTTTTTGACCTGTGGGATGTTGTAGAAACAAGTAGAAATGTGCCTCCGTTAAGAGCAAATCCAATTTTTGTTGAAATCATGCAACATAGTGAGGAGGTAGCTAAGGAATACATGACTCTCTCTTGTATTCACTCTATTGTAgtagatgtgattttcacaaggataaTGACCTGTGATACTGCAAAGGAAGAATGGGACAAGTTCAAGGAAGATTTCCAAGGAAGGGACAAAACAAG GTTGCATGGGGAAGAGTTTTCGGACAAGAGGATAGCGGAAAAGGTACTAATCAGTGTTCTAGAGaggtttgagtaa